From Anopheles coluzzii chromosome 3, AcolN3, whole genome shotgun sequence, the proteins below share one genomic window:
- the LOC120959238 gene encoding transmembrane protein 234 homolog isoform X2 yields MDSPENTVPASVDIYAVLSILLVAIMWGATNPFIKRGSIGYNELKADSKLGQLWLEVRFLITRWQYLLPLVINQLGSIVYVLTLQRTELSLTVPMANSLTFVFTAITARLLGERQSGWSAFLLQCGK; encoded by the exons ATGGATTCTCCCGAGAACACGGTACCGGCTTCGGTGGATATCTACGCCGTGTTAAGCATTTTGCTGGTGGCAATAATGTGGGGCGCTACCAACCCTTTCATCAAACGGGGTAGCATCGGGTATAACGAGCTAAAGGCAGACAGCAAACTGGGCCAACTTTGGTTGGAAGTACGATTTCTTATCACTCGTTGGCAG TATCTGCTTCCATTGGTGATCAATCAGTTGGGGAGTATCGTGTACGTATTAACCCTGCAACGGACGGAACTGTCGCTCACCGTTCCAATGGCGAACTCGTTAACGTTCGTTTTCACTGCCATCACCGCTCGACTGCTGGGCGAACGACAATCGGGCTGGA GCGCTTTCCTGCTTCAATGCGGAAAATAG
- the LOC120959238 gene encoding transmembrane protein 234 homolog isoform X1, translating to MDSPENTVPASVDIYAVLSILLVAIMWGATNPFIKRGSIGYNELKADSKLGQLWLEVRFLITRWQYLLPLVINQLGSIVYVLTLQRTELSLTVPMANSLTFVFTAITARLLGERQSGWKIYCGMTLVILGTVICGLDKML from the exons ATGGATTCTCCCGAGAACACGGTACCGGCTTCGGTGGATATCTACGCCGTGTTAAGCATTTTGCTGGTGGCAATAATGTGGGGCGCTACCAACCCTTTCATCAAACGGGGTAGCATCGGGTATAACGAGCTAAAGGCAGACAGCAAACTGGGCCAACTTTGGTTGGAAGTACGATTTCTTATCACTCGTTGGCAG TATCTGCTTCCATTGGTGATCAATCAGTTGGGGAGTATCGTGTACGTATTAACCCTGCAACGGACGGAACTGTCGCTCACCGTTCCAATGGCGAACTCGTTAACGTTCGTTTTCACTGCCATCACCGCTCGACTGCTGGGCGAACGACAATCGGGCTGGA AAATTTACTGTGGAATGACTCTAGTCATACTAGGGACCGTAATCTGTGGACTTGATAAAATGTTGTGA
- the LOC120956702 gene encoding uncharacterized protein LOC120956702 isoform X1, translating into MGVILLFRKAGGLKYHIPARACSRLLSDCFRFGVLVVTRSYQRPRGAIHITLRRLYEAERFFCCLRRSIAIIEIKAHYSSTDNTPDHQSAGPRHEGPPRTTLPNGTVRKEHPENLSQEALRREAEFVLAQADKIDRSSQAAAKQYSQPGEPLDAARFNSLPSRSKSRTKKVTRSVSDAASKKHSKSLLSLFSRKPAADEQSAPRPQAPSSGRSGTLGRSKSDVGRNGATPVKQRKVVPRRATQELGELRSTGTVTRKHDPLTPIIEASPLEYTQQVDPLTAQLARRGRAVSEEPKPSTRLAAPPKPGVMETITLLRSSNSTAKSQDALHSSQLPPEKPHLTKGVTVENIVKRLSSERHTSPPPSQIVGGGFSYTRGSGEQPIVYAQVVANETNKSKHTVKQQHYPSTEEEDPATMWTAGESKLRPSGGFLDTTQRPSPPLPKYRLDEADHSPLTINGIRRKLHTNSDEDEGLGIDYARQKQAQERYKSSAYVHTSSSTTRTSPKSFLTNSDEDPPIAPSIVRLTPTEKNFSSSYSVHYRGQADGKEHLPEFHELSQRREILESRIRSRIGSRDLLDRMSPERTVPVPIQLTSGGHRTSNSSSTTKYRTTTERRSVDRVLDRHESPVRRSTLSPTPTYREASQERGAVPRRNSRGYVETFVTKTVVNRDGKPVSEEYVERYKYPGESVEAVTSSRTVYDREGSAGRTEVQRYNCYVPEQQGGTSSYTTRHTVDKGDSGIENDFRKDSFNHEFISGTKFTLTENVRACEDFLRMERTHTNSCMRKPRKAHVYRERSIDDGSRYDPRLDEISASRSYTRDSTLKSSLKADKKAGGLAKVKQFVSSTRKKLVRMGTDTSEKRDHSRVGSLRSDSADGSRVPDIATRRRLSTPKSSPSSAKRSLSFKSSKLSSTTPAEGQKQSSSRSEWFKSFDRLSRKKSSSKPNLTVDAKSPPPPPKQAKSLRFFGDTDTEYGDQNATSYRSARSNLSKTEKKYRSAYDLDTAPKVRDTARNRSSSLHNLDEEDELSLRGKDYRSEEHSSTFYRARSPSPSDYRPERTGTPRDYTPERVTRKAYHHHHRSRENNIDLVDGERSQTPVHQRPGSRSRSEHKKPPSGPQKPARTFERRDSLNRDIDRILDSSGTEGESSQQSQRSVVFLHATTVGDIPHPQIANARRRAYSRESLNHSVASSKKVQPMTRTVSRSISVLAPWKPKNIREGYEIDYHKDQHQTKPISTLPRSGATSRQSTIGSQSTLSRQPKHRSTPSARDDPDSDKSSSFEQSRRHSADQQQQQRRASGSRETGGLATPYASTTLPSSRRVKDSIAQYPSRTAGSGSTLKYRR; encoded by the exons GCCCTCGACACGAAGGTCCCCCACGCACCACCCTACCGAACGGTACCGTTCGCAAGGAGCACCCCGAGAACCTGTCCCAGGAAGCGTTACGCCGTGAAGCGGAGTTCGTACTTGCGCAGGCCGATAAAATCGATCGCTCCAGCCAAGCCGCGGCCAAGCAGTACAGCCAGCCTGGCGAACCACTCGATGCGGCACGGTTCAATTCGCTGCCCTCGCGCTCCAAGTCACGCACGAAGAAGGTCACCCGGTCGGTGAGTGACGCCGCCTCGAAAAAGCACTCCAAGAGCCTGTTGAGCCTGTTCAGCCGTAAGCCGGCGGCGGATGAGCAAAGCGCACCGCGGCCCCAAGCACCCTCGAGCGGCAGAAGCGGCACCCTTGGCCGGAGCAAAAGTGATGTTGGCCGGAACGGCGCCACACCAGTGAAGCAGCGCAAAGTGGTACCGCGCCGGGCGACGCAGGAACTCGGCGAGCTACGATCCACGGGCACGGTCACGCGAAAGCATGACCCACTGACGCCGATCATCGAGGCATCACCGCTCGAGTACACGCAACAGGTCGATCCGCTGACGGCACAGCTAGCACGGCGCGGTCGGGCCGTGTCCGAGGAGCCGAAACCATCGACCAGGCTCGCAGCACCGCCGAAACCGGGCGTTATGGAAACGATCACGCTGCTGCGCTCGTCCAACAGCACTGCCAAATCCCAGGACGCACTGCACAGCTCGCAGCTGCCGCCGGAGAAGCCTCACCTTACCAAGGGCGTCACGGTGGAGAACATCGTCAAGCGGTTGTCGAGCGAGCGGCACACCTCCCCTCCGCCATCGCAGATCGTGGGCGGTGGGTTTTCGTACACCCGCGGATCGGGCGAGCAGCCGATCGTATACGCGCAGGTTGTCGCCAACGAGACGAACAAATCGAAACACACCGTCAAGCAGCAGCACTATCCCTCGACCGAAGAGGAAGACCCAGCCACCATGTGGACAGCGGGTGAGAGTAAGTTGAGACCGTCGGGAGGATTCCTGGACACGACGCAACGTCCGAGTCCTCCGCTGCCGAAGTATCGGCTGGATGAGGCCGATCATTCGCCGCTCACGATCAATGGAATAAGGCGTAAGCTGCACACAAACAGCGACGAGGATGAAGGGCTCGGGATCGACTACGCCCGGCAGAAGCAGGCTCAGGAGCGTTATAAGTCGTCCGCTTACGTGCACACATCGAGCAGCACGACGCGTACATCGCCCAAGTCTTTCCTTACCAACTCGGACGAGGATCCACCGATCGCACCGAGTATCGTGCGGTTGACACCAACGGAGAAGAACTTCTCCAGCAGCTACAGCGTCCACTACCGTGGCCAGGCAGACGGGAAGGAACATCTGCCCGAGTTCCATGAGCTCAGTCAACGACGGGAGATTCTGGAGTCCCGTATACGATCGCGCATTGGATCGCGTGATCTGCTCGATCGGATGTCACCGGAGAGGACGGTACCGGTTCCGATTCAGCTAACATCTGGAGGACATCGAACGAGTAACAGTAGCAGTACGACCAAGTACCGTACGACCACCGAACGTCGCTCGGTGGATCGGGTACTGGATCGTCATGAGTCACCGGTGCGCAGGAGTACGCTCTCCCCGACTCCAACATACCGAGAAGCATCGCAGGAGCGTGGTGCAGTGCCGCGAAGAAATTCCCGTGGATATGTGGAGACGTTCGTGACAAAAACGGTCGTCAATCGGGATGGTAAACCCGTGTCGGAGGAGTACGTGGAGCGATACAAGTATCCGGGCGAGAGTGTGGAAGCCGTAACAAGCTCCAGGACGGTGTACGATCGTGAAGGATCGGCAGGACGTACGGAGGTTCAACGATACAATTGTTACGTCCCGGAGCAACAGGGTGGAACAAGCAGCTACACCACGCGTCACACGGTCGACAAGGGAGATTCGGGCATTGAGAACGATTTCCGCAAGGATTCGTTCAATCATGAGTTTATCTCGGG GACAAAGTTTACGCTGACGGAGAACGTACGCGCTTGTGAGGACTTCCTGCGCATGGAGCGAACGCACACGAACAGCTGCATGAGGAAGCCGAGGAAAGCGCACGTCTACCGGGAACGGAGCATCGATGATGGATCGCGGTACGATCCACGTTTGGATGAGATATCGGCTAGTCGCAGCTACACCCGAGACAGCACGCTCAAGTCTTCGCTGAAGGCTGACAAGAAGGCTGGAGGACTCGCCAAG GTGAAGCAGTTCGTCAGCTCCACCCGCAAGAAGTTGGTCCGCATGGGTACGGATACATCGGAGAAGCGAGATCACTCCCGCGTCGGCAGTCTTCGCTCGGACAGTGCAGATGGATCGCGTGTCCCAGACATTGCCACGCGCCGTCGACTCTCCACACCGAAATCGAGCCCTTCGTCGGCGAAGCGATCGCTTTCCTTCAAGAGCTCCAAACTGTCCAGCACTACGCCAGCAGAGGGTCAGAAGCAGTCGTCTTCGCGCTCGGAATGGTTCAAATCGTTCGATCGGTTGTCAAGGAAAAAGTCCAGCTCGAAACCGAACCTCACCGTGGATGCGAAATCGCCTCCACCGCCACCGAAGCAGGCCAAGAGTTTGCGCTTCTTCGGCGATACCGATACGGAGTATGGCGATCAGAACGCCACCTCGTACAGATCGGCACG GAGTAATCTCTCGAAAACGGAAAAGAAATATCGCAGTGCGTACGATCTGGACACAGCCCCGAAGGTGCGCGACACAGCTCGCAATCGATCGTCCTCGTTACACAACCTGGACGAGGAGGATGAGCTGAGCCTGCGG GGCAAAGACTATCGCTCGGAGGAACATTCCAGTACATTCTACCGGGCAAGATCGCCATCACCGTCGGACTATCGGCCGGAGCGAACCGGCACACCTCGGGACTATACGCCGGAACGTGTGACCAGAAAGGcgtaccaccatcaccatcgatCGAGGGAAAACAATATCGATCTGGTAGATGGAGAACGATCGCAAACACCGGTCCATCAGCGGCCGGGAAGTCGTAGTCGCAGCGAGCACAAAAAACCACCGTCCGGGCCACAGAAACCGGCCCGGACCTTTGAGCGTCGGGATAGCTTAAACAG GGACATTGATCGCATTCTGGACAGTTCCGGGACGGAAGGTGAATCTAGTCAGCAAAGCCAGCGCAGTGTCGTGTTTCTGCATGCAACAACCG TTGGTGATATACCGCATCCACAGATTGCGAATGCACGTCGGCGGGCCTACTCGCGCGAGTCTCTGAACCACTCGGTCGCCTCCTCCAAGAAGGTCCAGCCGATGACACGCACCGTGTCTCGTTCGATATCGGTCCTGGCACCCTGGAAGCCGAAGAACATTCGCGAGGGATACGAAATCGATTACCACAAAGATCAGCACCAGACGAAACCGATCTCAACCTTGCCGCGGTCCGGTGCCACCAGCCGCCAGTCGACGATCGGCAGCCAGTCCACGCTCAGTCGGCAGCCCAAGCACCGTAGCACTCCATCGGCCCGTGATGACCCTGACTCGGACAAAAGCTCTTCGTTTGAGCAATCGCGACGCCACAGCGctgaccagcagcagcagcaacgacgcGCAAGCGGATCACGCGAAACGGGCGGATTAGCCACACCGTACGCTTCGACCACGCTGCCTAGCTCGCGCCGTGTGAAGGACTCGATCGCACAGTATCCTTCCCGTACGGCGGGCAGTGGCTCTACGCTTAAATATCGCCgatga
- the LOC120956702 gene encoding uncharacterized protein LOC120956702 isoform X2 encodes MYLVHALTKHEPSSCLLHLNSNLKCPRHEGPPRTTLPNGTVRKEHPENLSQEALRREAEFVLAQADKIDRSSQAAAKQYSQPGEPLDAARFNSLPSRSKSRTKKVTRSVSDAASKKHSKSLLSLFSRKPAADEQSAPRPQAPSSGRSGTLGRSKSDVGRNGATPVKQRKVVPRRATQELGELRSTGTVTRKHDPLTPIIEASPLEYTQQVDPLTAQLARRGRAVSEEPKPSTRLAAPPKPGVMETITLLRSSNSTAKSQDALHSSQLPPEKPHLTKGVTVENIVKRLSSERHTSPPPSQIVGGGFSYTRGSGEQPIVYAQVVANETNKSKHTVKQQHYPSTEEEDPATMWTAGESKLRPSGGFLDTTQRPSPPLPKYRLDEADHSPLTINGIRRKLHTNSDEDEGLGIDYARQKQAQERYKSSAYVHTSSSTTRTSPKSFLTNSDEDPPIAPSIVRLTPTEKNFSSSYSVHYRGQADGKEHLPEFHELSQRREILESRIRSRIGSRDLLDRMSPERTVPVPIQLTSGGHRTSNSSSTTKYRTTTERRSVDRVLDRHESPVRRSTLSPTPTYREASQERGAVPRRNSRGYVETFVTKTVVNRDGKPVSEEYVERYKYPGESVEAVTSSRTVYDREGSAGRTEVQRYNCYVPEQQGGTSSYTTRHTVDKGDSGIENDFRKDSFNHEFISGTKFTLTENVRACEDFLRMERTHTNSCMRKPRKAHVYRERSIDDGSRYDPRLDEISASRSYTRDSTLKSSLKADKKAGGLAKVKQFVSSTRKKLVRMGTDTSEKRDHSRVGSLRSDSADGSRVPDIATRRRLSTPKSSPSSAKRSLSFKSSKLSSTTPAEGQKQSSSRSEWFKSFDRLSRKKSSSKPNLTVDAKSPPPPPKQAKSLRFFGDTDTEYGDQNATSYRSARSNLSKTEKKYRSAYDLDTAPKVRDTARNRSSSLHNLDEEDELSLRGKDYRSEEHSSTFYRARSPSPSDYRPERTGTPRDYTPERVTRKAYHHHHRSRENNIDLVDGERSQTPVHQRPGSRSRSEHKKPPSGPQKPARTFERRDSLNRDIDRILDSSGTEGESSQQSQRSVVFLHATTVGDIPHPQIANARRRAYSRESLNHSVASSKKVQPMTRTVSRSISVLAPWKPKNIREGYEIDYHKDQHQTKPISTLPRSGATSRQSTIGSQSTLSRQPKHRSTPSARDDPDSDKSSSFEQSRRHSADQQQQQRRASGSRETGGLATPYASTTLPSSRRVKDSIAQYPSRTAGSGSTLKYRR; translated from the exons GCCCTCGACACGAAGGTCCCCCACGCACCACCCTACCGAACGGTACCGTTCGCAAGGAGCACCCCGAGAACCTGTCCCAGGAAGCGTTACGCCGTGAAGCGGAGTTCGTACTTGCGCAGGCCGATAAAATCGATCGCTCCAGCCAAGCCGCGGCCAAGCAGTACAGCCAGCCTGGCGAACCACTCGATGCGGCACGGTTCAATTCGCTGCCCTCGCGCTCCAAGTCACGCACGAAGAAGGTCACCCGGTCGGTGAGTGACGCCGCCTCGAAAAAGCACTCCAAGAGCCTGTTGAGCCTGTTCAGCCGTAAGCCGGCGGCGGATGAGCAAAGCGCACCGCGGCCCCAAGCACCCTCGAGCGGCAGAAGCGGCACCCTTGGCCGGAGCAAAAGTGATGTTGGCCGGAACGGCGCCACACCAGTGAAGCAGCGCAAAGTGGTACCGCGCCGGGCGACGCAGGAACTCGGCGAGCTACGATCCACGGGCACGGTCACGCGAAAGCATGACCCACTGACGCCGATCATCGAGGCATCACCGCTCGAGTACACGCAACAGGTCGATCCGCTGACGGCACAGCTAGCACGGCGCGGTCGGGCCGTGTCCGAGGAGCCGAAACCATCGACCAGGCTCGCAGCACCGCCGAAACCGGGCGTTATGGAAACGATCACGCTGCTGCGCTCGTCCAACAGCACTGCCAAATCCCAGGACGCACTGCACAGCTCGCAGCTGCCGCCGGAGAAGCCTCACCTTACCAAGGGCGTCACGGTGGAGAACATCGTCAAGCGGTTGTCGAGCGAGCGGCACACCTCCCCTCCGCCATCGCAGATCGTGGGCGGTGGGTTTTCGTACACCCGCGGATCGGGCGAGCAGCCGATCGTATACGCGCAGGTTGTCGCCAACGAGACGAACAAATCGAAACACACCGTCAAGCAGCAGCACTATCCCTCGACCGAAGAGGAAGACCCAGCCACCATGTGGACAGCGGGTGAGAGTAAGTTGAGACCGTCGGGAGGATTCCTGGACACGACGCAACGTCCGAGTCCTCCGCTGCCGAAGTATCGGCTGGATGAGGCCGATCATTCGCCGCTCACGATCAATGGAATAAGGCGTAAGCTGCACACAAACAGCGACGAGGATGAAGGGCTCGGGATCGACTACGCCCGGCAGAAGCAGGCTCAGGAGCGTTATAAGTCGTCCGCTTACGTGCACACATCGAGCAGCACGACGCGTACATCGCCCAAGTCTTTCCTTACCAACTCGGACGAGGATCCACCGATCGCACCGAGTATCGTGCGGTTGACACCAACGGAGAAGAACTTCTCCAGCAGCTACAGCGTCCACTACCGTGGCCAGGCAGACGGGAAGGAACATCTGCCCGAGTTCCATGAGCTCAGTCAACGACGGGAGATTCTGGAGTCCCGTATACGATCGCGCATTGGATCGCGTGATCTGCTCGATCGGATGTCACCGGAGAGGACGGTACCGGTTCCGATTCAGCTAACATCTGGAGGACATCGAACGAGTAACAGTAGCAGTACGACCAAGTACCGTACGACCACCGAACGTCGCTCGGTGGATCGGGTACTGGATCGTCATGAGTCACCGGTGCGCAGGAGTACGCTCTCCCCGACTCCAACATACCGAGAAGCATCGCAGGAGCGTGGTGCAGTGCCGCGAAGAAATTCCCGTGGATATGTGGAGACGTTCGTGACAAAAACGGTCGTCAATCGGGATGGTAAACCCGTGTCGGAGGAGTACGTGGAGCGATACAAGTATCCGGGCGAGAGTGTGGAAGCCGTAACAAGCTCCAGGACGGTGTACGATCGTGAAGGATCGGCAGGACGTACGGAGGTTCAACGATACAATTGTTACGTCCCGGAGCAACAGGGTGGAACAAGCAGCTACACCACGCGTCACACGGTCGACAAGGGAGATTCGGGCATTGAGAACGATTTCCGCAAGGATTCGTTCAATCATGAGTTTATCTCGGG GACAAAGTTTACGCTGACGGAGAACGTACGCGCTTGTGAGGACTTCCTGCGCATGGAGCGAACGCACACGAACAGCTGCATGAGGAAGCCGAGGAAAGCGCACGTCTACCGGGAACGGAGCATCGATGATGGATCGCGGTACGATCCACGTTTGGATGAGATATCGGCTAGTCGCAGCTACACCCGAGACAGCACGCTCAAGTCTTCGCTGAAGGCTGACAAGAAGGCTGGAGGACTCGCCAAG GTGAAGCAGTTCGTCAGCTCCACCCGCAAGAAGTTGGTCCGCATGGGTACGGATACATCGGAGAAGCGAGATCACTCCCGCGTCGGCAGTCTTCGCTCGGACAGTGCAGATGGATCGCGTGTCCCAGACATTGCCACGCGCCGTCGACTCTCCACACCGAAATCGAGCCCTTCGTCGGCGAAGCGATCGCTTTCCTTCAAGAGCTCCAAACTGTCCAGCACTACGCCAGCAGAGGGTCAGAAGCAGTCGTCTTCGCGCTCGGAATGGTTCAAATCGTTCGATCGGTTGTCAAGGAAAAAGTCCAGCTCGAAACCGAACCTCACCGTGGATGCGAAATCGCCTCCACCGCCACCGAAGCAGGCCAAGAGTTTGCGCTTCTTCGGCGATACCGATACGGAGTATGGCGATCAGAACGCCACCTCGTACAGATCGGCACG GAGTAATCTCTCGAAAACGGAAAAGAAATATCGCAGTGCGTACGATCTGGACACAGCCCCGAAGGTGCGCGACACAGCTCGCAATCGATCGTCCTCGTTACACAACCTGGACGAGGAGGATGAGCTGAGCCTGCGG GGCAAAGACTATCGCTCGGAGGAACATTCCAGTACATTCTACCGGGCAAGATCGCCATCACCGTCGGACTATCGGCCGGAGCGAACCGGCACACCTCGGGACTATACGCCGGAACGTGTGACCAGAAAGGcgtaccaccatcaccatcgatCGAGGGAAAACAATATCGATCTGGTAGATGGAGAACGATCGCAAACACCGGTCCATCAGCGGCCGGGAAGTCGTAGTCGCAGCGAGCACAAAAAACCACCGTCCGGGCCACAGAAACCGGCCCGGACCTTTGAGCGTCGGGATAGCTTAAACAG GGACATTGATCGCATTCTGGACAGTTCCGGGACGGAAGGTGAATCTAGTCAGCAAAGCCAGCGCAGTGTCGTGTTTCTGCATGCAACAACCG TTGGTGATATACCGCATCCACAGATTGCGAATGCACGTCGGCGGGCCTACTCGCGCGAGTCTCTGAACCACTCGGTCGCCTCCTCCAAGAAGGTCCAGCCGATGACACGCACCGTGTCTCGTTCGATATCGGTCCTGGCACCCTGGAAGCCGAAGAACATTCGCGAGGGATACGAAATCGATTACCACAAAGATCAGCACCAGACGAAACCGATCTCAACCTTGCCGCGGTCCGGTGCCACCAGCCGCCAGTCGACGATCGGCAGCCAGTCCACGCTCAGTCGGCAGCCCAAGCACCGTAGCACTCCATCGGCCCGTGATGACCCTGACTCGGACAAAAGCTCTTCGTTTGAGCAATCGCGACGCCACAGCGctgaccagcagcagcagcaacgacgcGCAAGCGGATCACGCGAAACGGGCGGATTAGCCACACCGTACGCTTCGACCACGCTGCCTAGCTCGCGCCGTGTGAAGGACTCGATCGCACAGTATCCTTCCCGTACGGCGGGCAGTGGCTCTACGCTTAAATATCGCCgatga